Proteins co-encoded in one Sebastes umbrosus isolate fSebUmb1 chromosome 20, fSebUmb1.pri, whole genome shotgun sequence genomic window:
- the bahcc1b gene encoding LOW QUALITY PROTEIN: BAH and coiled-coil domain-containing protein 1 (The sequence of the model RefSeq protein was modified relative to this genomic sequence to represent the inferred CDS: deleted 1 base in 1 codon), whose amino-acid sequence MRGEPEVHKRDYLHLGLPETSGFYFCIWDLSMESRDFAPPPHHLLTERSALVHSAASRMTPGGHGSVQHPAHFQPGKYYSSHLSMGPHSGASFMGSFLASSLGSPPSHPPHPSGPAASPSSPSYRPGPHSSASPIWFPHSHEGYPSYSGSLASPFLPMSPLDHHSNGLYGQHRFYETQKDHFYLRGLPPQPPLLSTSHSLPPLSRAAPGHPLGSCSRETDTGGGGGGKSTKDVGEKGVSSVSKAKERSSSKERHQESKEKQHHHHHPHQTNPAVAPSGHHHQAYPHPHHALLPHLAPQGREEDHRHSLERHKEYRDGDSGSQETKHMSACKLSSGSIAETGSGGKGGALSSCSGGGVGRPPSGGGRRCSKDGPINGEMRISESSASSNECMRRGAAAATAMLAPPNPHSVASYSMPPPPPPPPPPHALHMGSTVAGGWLHHAHHHPHPEFYCPPAPLTLTPSKDPASTPGGSGREAKVIGPTYVPSVGPLGDLAATDCRGAGGGGRKSDDKSGEGSYESPSHHHLSRLSSCQKKDKSQPHQQQLGYGKADKPPDWSHQTQHFHKPSSNVSSQSELRSCSLDRSSSFRDVEVVDDVYRPSLPLEAQGTHPGAGQGAPKNGADTGTPPFRDCSHSGPHPDGRVGSGATSQREGQKVARIRHQQHSSHGASTEERGRDGGQTAPSWGARGGYQEDQRKGSHHASVGNGEVRGLSTRAPNGDHNQPHSQPPPPLSRSSSHTTAEGEGSAMKNLMNYSSQQPLLLPQRGPFGGLGCLKQGGERSEKGDRGAAKSNTSLQDPPKQALPPRRGSANEGERGDRGGKEAGEAGEGEVRQPPVGIAVAVARPPHRSPDNTPGHSRQGRVLPSMKGVSRPVYPLGREAEERKRMTEDQISLHHLDRDREMIIRENKDRVEFARIHPSSSCHGDLTSHLLVPGGASRLGADPAAHAHPAHHHWMQRTGSPSLWMGHSYSLSHVGMSPGFPPGLPSSLQPVLGSLTQDPNSTLVVLPTEPGSHHHLDVLEQSGLWPPVYGGRGPPSHLQHHAVYSRSFLRQQELYALQHQHQQQQQRAMEHMQRHSLGQRKHEEHAITIEDSPHETSASRTHSSSSSSSSITSSHVAKPFSHTPPPPKTPTPSPGMCPSSRQSPCYHSPSRRPHPPNPLTPAPSPAAAAPRSPALSPAPSHLSKGLERGSDRGEGQPPQDYPQSLEPDLPPVYSYPPITMGYKAGPSPPEARLAEQASVEAEPAEPESKALPHPCPHITKEEERREEEDCEVVETQSGVAEEVKEERRVEAKGCFETESKISGLPPCSSPALAPDPACLATAMGKALKVELSLGCPGQTAGLEEPQLSKEEQEDDEERGKEDVEEDEGEKTGPEPTECTVFGEEEEEEEDDGDKDGENVEVVEDEEEEKGSPGEDSVELKCNSPASSPSSDLVVLPAASTAAQLQGAYMWSLELLIAAALCATRDALYPPAPAVRAPSPPPHRGMEILGELADLEIQQRSRESKEKEGEDMLTFDLHSLATLAAARALEMGGGDAGAGADQQCPIRKRLNLRRKCSWTPRHEPVCPVKGSMETMGGEELAMRVQLAELQRRYKEKQRELAKLQRKHDHQKEETSRSPARRGPGRPRKRKSTPGPAAAESSKRLRAGLTLLEEKARKKMSNHGFNSLSAAQMKARCKHRGRPSTLSSRLARRVTQLKQKAAAQRGAPSAGMLHCRGIPGEEGTSKSHCRQGRKDLQLDWAAGLTVKRKRGRKPKALMGVNTNRSHHKDGSERQEVREERTDSESSEREEEEDDGSYDSEDGAGDTKISSSSKEAPAGIVPFSSQSSKLQAYQKARSKRPGPPGMGSVHSADQRRAPRRPSLANTERGHPDHQGTNRASLPSWGALAVGCSFGDSRVNHRALMEASRANKEAMRKSSSGQGLLGKAKGHAVSRLLQSFAADDGFRLDEDSSFSEGEEEEEEEEEEEEEEEEEEEEEEEMKLIHLPPNMPCRIPALPNCVLSKEMLVDGLKILISKEDELLYAACVQTLDLPDIFSVVIEGERGNRPRIYSLEQLLQEAVLDVRPQSEAILTAGTRVCAYWSERSRCLYPGYVHRGGPGEEEKEGNVMVEFDDGDRGRISLTSIRLLPPGYQICCAEPSPALLISPGHRGRRSSTQERKDRETTEKPANEEPAGRPQEKRPVGRPKKVHSVPKTASTPTSVTDTGNASLLNWSAPRKRPPVDFFLFNGTSRKTQRRIRERDLGLFHRPASHLLAPPMPIKGIFGSPFEGDSFSSIANSYSSFRSGGSSGAGRPVAAAASVGLRDSSSSACSSAVAMATAAGSRKPASERDRKQLLVKLDHEGVTSPKTKNGKALLRLGGSEGKGGKSLAPAGAPLRYINPTLLVKDDKKGGGERDGAKARSEPIVKGAPPLRKDLLSAVGVQGGDYSPDYPSDCPSSYSELDEDDEDDGQAAEAPRRSAADASHRGGRFLSRLSACFSSSSSSSSSSGSISSSSLCSTDNDSSYSSDEESSSVLLRRALLQQDKHKHRQSLTSDLLSPDPSSSSPSAATPAHGFVAKASMAVSGSKVRADRTEDRKEFVSKGGVAANSNTAKNHLKRKEGISSSHHQRQSSPVSQQPKTASKDPAPAKRQRMSSPEPLPNMTPLLPGRQLWKWSGNPTQRRGLKGKARKLFYKAIVRGKETVRVGDCAVFLSPGRPQLPYVGRVESLWESWSSSMVVRVKWFYHPEETRLGKRHRDGKNALYQSSHEDENDVQTISHRCQVVSKAEYDHLMHERKPGGAADDLFYLAGTYEPTTGQLISADGMAIVS is encoded by the exons GGTACCCCAGCTATTCAGGAAGTCTTGCTTCTCCCTTTCTCCCCATGAGTCCCCTGGATcaccatagcaacggtctctACGGACAGCACCGCTTCTATGAAACTCAGAAAG ATCACTTCTACCTAAGAGGTCTTCCTCCCCAGCCCCCTCTGCTCTCCACCAGTCACAGCCTTCCTCCGTTGTCCAGGGCTGCCCCGGGCCACCCGCTCGGCTCCTGCAGCAGAGAGACGGACAccgggggaggaggaggtgggaagAGCACCAAGGACGTGGGCGAGAAAGGAGTTTCGTCCGTGTCAAAGGCGAAGGAGCGATCGAGCAGCAAAGAGCGGCACCAGGagagcaaagaaaaacagcatcatcatcaccatccacATCAGACGAACCCTGCCGTCGCTCCGTCCGGCCACCACCACCAAGCTTACCCCCACCCTCACCACGCCCTACTTCCTCACCTTGCACCGCAGGGCAGGGAGGAGGACCACAGACACTCTCTGGAGCGACACAAGGAGTACAGAGACGGCGACTCGGGCAGTCAGGAGACAAAACATATGAGCGCCTGTAAACTGTCCAGCGGTTCGATAGCAGAGACTGGCTCTGGAGGAAAGGGGGGAGCGCTGAGCAGCTGCAGTGGCGGTGGGGTTGGTAGACCTCCGTCTGGAGGAGGCAGGCGGTGCTCAAAGGACGGACCCATAAATGGGGAGATGAGGATCAGTGAATCCTCAGCTTCTTCCAATGAATGTATGAGAAGAGGTGCAGCTGCAGCAACAGCCATGTTGGCACCTCCAAACCCCCACTCTGTGGCATCCTACTCCatgcctcctcctccccctccaccacctcctcctcatgctttGCACATGGGCTCCACAGTGGCAGGAGGGTGGCTACACCATGcacatcaccatcctcatccgGAGTTCTACTGTCCCCCAGCCCCTCTTACACTGACACCCTCCAAAGATCCAGCGTCCACCCCCGGAGGGTCGGGCAGGGAGGCGAAAGTAATCGGCCCAACGTACGTGCCCTCAGTTGGGCCACTGGGAGACCTGGCAGCCACTGACTGTCgtggagcaggaggaggtgggagAAAGTCAGACGACAAGAGCGGAGAAGGATCTTATGAAAGTCCCTCTCATCATCACCTCAGCCGACTTAGTAGTTGCCAAAAGAAGGACAAATCCCAgccacaccagcagcagctgggATACGGCAAAGCCGACAAGCCTCCTGACTGGAGCCACCAGACGCAGCACTTCCATAAACCCAGCTCCAATGTGAGCTCTCAGTCTGAGCTGCGT TCCTGCAGCCTGGACAGATCTTCCTCCTTCAGAGACGTAGAGGTCGTGGACGATGTTTACCGGCCCTCGCTCCCACTAGAGGCTCAGGGGACACACCCTGGTGCTGGACAGGGCGCACCCAAGAATGGCGCCGACACCGGCACTCCTCCCTTCAGGGACTGTTCCCACTCGGGTCCTCATCCTGACGGGAGGGTGGGGTCGGGGGCAACATCTCAGAGGGAGGGACAAAAGGTTGCGAGGATACGGcaccagcagcacagcagccaCGGAGCGAGTACagaagagaggggaagagacGGAGGCCAGACAGCACCTTCCTGGGGGGCTCGAGGGGGTTACCAAGAGGACCAGAGAAAAGGCTCCCATCATGCATCAGTCGGTAACGGTGAAGTAAGAGGGCTCAGCACCAGAGCTCCAAACGGCGACCACAACCAGCCCCATTCTCAACCACCTCCACCTCTATCCCGCTCCTCATCCCACACCACCGCTGAGGGCGAGGGCAGTGCCATGAAGAACCTAATGAACTACAGCTCCCAGcagcctctgctgctgccaCAGCGGGGCCCCTTCGGAGGTCTGGGCTGCCTCAAGCAGGGCGGAGAGAGATCAGAGAAGGGGGACAGAGGGGCAGCCAAAAGCAACACCTCCTTGCAAGACCCTCCCAAACAAGCGCTACCTCCTCGCAGAGGCTCCGCTaacgagggagagaggggggaccGAGGCGGGAAAGAGGCCGGGGAGGCAGGTGAGGGGGAGGTGCGACAGCCTCCGGTGGGTATTGCGGTCGCGGTAGCCAGGCCCCCCCATCGTTCCCCAGACAACACCCCCGGACACAGCAGACAGGGCAGGGTGCTGCCCAGCATGAAAG GAGTGTCGCGCCCCGTGTATCCTCTCGGTCGggaagcagaggagaggaagaggatgacaGAGGACCAGATCAGCCTTCATCAcctggacagagacagagaaatgaTCATCAG GGAAAACAAGGATCGCGTGGAGTTCGCCAGGATCCACCCATCTAGTAGTTGCCACGGCGACCTGACCTCTCACCTCTTGGTTCCCGGAGGGGCCAGCAGGTTAGGGGCGGACCCCGCTGCACACGCTCATCCGGCTCACCACCACTGGATGCAAAGGACAGGAAGTCCCTCCCTCTGGATGGGGCATTCATACA GTCTGAGCCACGTGGGAATGAGCCCCGGCTTCCCGCCAGGTCTGCCCAGCTCTCTCCAGCCCGTCTTGGGGTCGCTCACCCAAGACCCCAACTCCACGCTGGTGGTTCTTCCTACAGAACCTGGGTCTCATCATCATCTCG ACGTTCTGGAGCAGTCAGGCCTGTGGCCCCCTGTGTACGGAGGCAGAGGCCCTCCCTCTCATCTGCAGCATCACGCCGTCTACTCCCGCTCATTCCTACGGCAACAGGAGCTCTACGCcctgcagcatcagcaccagcagcagcagcagcgagccaTGGAGCACATGCAGCGCCACTCCTTAGGACAG AGAAAACACGAGGAGCACGCCATCACCATAGAGGACTCTCCTCACGAAACTTCCGCCTCCAGAACtcactcctcttcatcctcttcttcgTCCATCACCTCCTCTCACGTGGCCAAACCCTTCTCCCACACCCCTCCTCCGCCCAAGACTCCTACGCCGTCTCCGGGGATGTGTCCCAGCAGCCGCCAGTCGCCCTGCTACCACTCCCCGTCCAGGCGGCCTCACCCGCCGAACCCCCTGACCCCGGCGCCGAGCCCGGCTGCGGCGGCGCCCCGCTCCCCGGCGCTCAGCCCCGCTCCTTCGCACCTCTCTAAGGGGCTGGAGAGGGGCAGTGACAGAGGAGAGGGACAGCCACCTCAGGACTACCCACAATCCCTAGAGCCAG aCTTACCACCTGTTTATAGCTACCCTCCGATCACCATGGGTTACAAGGCCGGGCCCTCGCCTCCTGAAGCTCGATTGGCTGAACAAGCCTCAGTAGAGGCGGAGCCGGCAGAGCCCGAGTCCAAGGCGCTCCCACATCCATGCCCACACATCActaaagaagaggagaggagggaagaagaagactgtGAAGTGGTGGAAACCCAGAGTGGAGTTGCAGAGGAAGtgaaggaggaaaggagggTGGAAGCGAAAGGATGCTTCGAGACCGAGAGCAAAATTTCTGGATTGCCGCCATGCTCTTCCCCAGCTTTGGCCCCAGATCCAGCCTGCCTGGCCACAGCCATGGGCAAAGCCCTAAAAGTAGAGCTCTCTCTGGGCTGCCCGGGCCAGACGGCTGGCCTGGAGGAGCCCCAGCTATccaaagaggagcaggaggacgaTGAGGAACGTGGAAAAGAGGACGTGGAAGAGGATGAGGGAGAGAAAACGGGGCCTGAACCAACAGAATGTACTGTgtttggagaggaggaggaggaggaggaggacgacggGGACAAAGATGGAGAGAATGTAGAGGTGGtcgaggatgaggaggaagagaaggggaGTCCAGGCGAGGACTCCGTGGAACTAAAATGCAACTCTCCCGCTTCTTCCCCGTCCTCCGACCTCGTCGTCCTTCCTGCTGCTAGCACAGCGGCCCAGCTCCAAGGGGCCTACATGTGGAGCCTGGAGCTCCTGATCGCCGCGGCTCTGTGCGCCACCAGAGATGCCTTGTACCCACCGGCACCTGCCGTCCGGGCCCCGAGCCCTCCGCCACACCGCGGTATGGAGATACTGGGAGAACTTGCCGACCTGGAGATCCAGCAGAGGAGCAGGGAGAGCAAAGAGAAAGAGG GTGAGGACATGCTGACCTTCGACCTCCACAGTCTGGCGACGCTGGCGGCCGCCCGTGCCCTGGAGATGGGGGGAGGGGATGCAGGCGCGGGGGCGGACCAGCAGTGTCCAATCAGGAAGAGGCTCAACCTGCGCAGGAAGTGCAGCTGGACGCCTCGCCATGAGCCG gtgtgCCCAGTGAAGGGCTCCATGGAGACGATGGGAGGGGAGGAGCTGGCCATGCGTGTCCAGCTGGCTGAGCTACAGCGCCGctacaaagagaaacagagagaactGGCCAAGCTACAGAGGAAACACGACCACCA GAAAGAGGAGACGTCTCGCAGCCCTGCCCGCCGGGGGCCCGGCCGCCCCCGCAAGCGCAAGTCCACCCCCGGCCCAGCTGCCGCAGAGAGCTCCAAAAGACTCAG AGCTGGGCTGACTTTACTGGAGGAGAAAGCCAGGAAGAAAATGTCCAATCACGGCTTCAACAGCCTCAGCGCCGCACAG ATGAAAGCTCGCTGTAAGCACAGAGGTCGGCCCAGCACCCTGAGCTCCAGGCTGGCCAGGCGGGTGACCCAGCTGAAGCAGAAGGCCGCGGCACAGCGTGGAGCGCCGTCGGCAGGCATGCTGCACTGCAGAGGGATCCCTGGCGAAGAAGGCACCTCCAAGAGTCACTGCAGACAAGGAAGAAAAG ACCTGCAGCTGGACTGGGCAGCTGGTCTCACTGTAAAGAGGAAGAGGGGTCGAAAGCCCAAAGCACTGATGGGCGTCAACACCAACAGATCTCACCACAAGGACGGCTctgagagacaggaagtcagggAGGAGAGGACCGACAGCGAGAGTTCAGAGCGCG aggaggaagaggacgacgGCAGCTACGACAGCGAAGACGGAGCCGGCGACACCAAGATTAGCTCATCCTCTAAAGAAGCTCCTGCCGGGATCGTGCCTTTTTCATCGCAGTCCTCCAAGCTCCAAGCGTACCAGAAAGCCAGGAGTAAGAGACCGGGGCCTCCAG GCATGGGGAGTGTGCACAGTGCAGATCAGAGGAGAGCACCCAGGAGGCCGAGCCTCGCCAACACAGAAAGGGGACATCCGGACCACCAGGGGACCAATAGAGCGTCTCTGCCCAGCTGGGGTGCGTTGGCGGTGGGCTGTAGCTTTGGGGACAGCCGGGTGAACCACAGAGCTCTGATGGAAGCAAGCAGGGCCAACAAGGAAGCCATGAGGAAGAGCTCATCGGGACAGGGCCTGCTGGGAAAG GCCAAGGGCCACGCAGTGAGCCGGCTCCTGCAGAGCTTCGCGGCCGACGACGGCTTCCGGTTGGACGAGGACAGCAGCTTCTccgagggagaggaggaggaagaggaggaggaggaggaggaggaggaggaggaagaggaggaggaggaggaggaggagatgaagttGATCCACCTCCCTCCCAACATGCCTTGCAGAATACCCG CGCTGCCAAACTGTGTGCTGAGTAAAGAGATGCTGGTGGACGGCCTGAAGATCCTCATCTCCAAGGAGGACGAGCTGCTGTACGCCGCCTGTGTCCAGACGCTGGACCTGCCTGACAT aTTCAGTGTTGTCATCGAAGGGGAACGTGGGAATCGCCCCCGTATCTACTCGCTGGAGCAGCTACTACAGGAAGCT GTGTTAGACGTGCGGCCTCAGAGCGAGGCCATTCTGACTGCAGGGACGCGAGTGTGTGCCTACTGGAGCGAGCGCTCTCGCTGTCTTTACCCCGGATACGTCCATCGAG GAGGTCcaggtgaggaggagaaggagggcaATGTGATGGTGGAGTTTGATGATGGTGACAGGGGGAGGATCTCGCTCACAAGCATCAGGCTTCTGCCACCCGGATACCAAATCTGCT GTGCGGAACCCTCTCCAGCACTTCTGATCTCACCTGGTCACCGCGGGAGACGAAGCTCCACCCAGGAGAGGAAAGACAGAGAAACCACAGAGAAACCAGCCAATGAGGAGCCAGCAGGGAGGCCCCAAGAGAAACGACCAG TTGGCAGACCGAAGAAAGTCCACTCAGTGCCTAAGACCGCCAGCACGCCGACATCAGTAACAGACACTGGCAACGCTTCCTTGTTGAACTGGTCCGCGCCCAGGAAGAGACCCCCAGTTGACTTCTTCCTCTTCAACGGGACGTCTCGTAAGACCCAGAGGAGGATACGAGAGCGAGACTTGGGGCTGTTTCACCGGCCCGCCTCCCACCTCCTCGCTCCCCCGATGCCCATCAAAGGCATCTTCGGCTCCCCGTTTGAAGGTGACTCGTTCAGCAGCATCGCCAACAGCTACTCCTCCTTCAGAAGCGGCGGGAGCTCTGGAGCGGGGCGACCGGTCGCCGCGGCGGCTTCCGTGGGGCTCCGGGACTCCTCGTCCTCTGCTTGCTCCTCGGCCGTCGCCATGGCGACGGCAGCTGGGAGCAGGAAGCCGGCGAGCGAACGCGACAGGAAACAGTTACTGGTGAAGCTCGACCACGAAGGTGTGACCTCTCCTAAAACAAAAAACGGCAAGGCCCTGCTACGACTCGGGGGGAGCGAAGGGAAAGGAGGCAAGAGTCTCGCCCCCGCTGGAGCGCCGCTGCGATACATCAACCCCACCCTGCTGGTGAAGGATGACAAGAAGGGAGGAGGGGAAAGAGACGGCGCCAAGGCCCGTTCTGAGCCTATTGTAAAGGGCGCCCCACCTCTGAGGAAGGATCTGCTGTCAGCAGTTGGCGTCCAAGGTGGAGATTACAGTCCGGACTACCCGAGTGACTGCCCCAGCTCGTACTCTGAGCTGGACGAGGATGACGAGGACGATGGTCAGGCTGCCGAAGCGCCTAGAAGAAGCGCAGCGGACGCCTCTCACCGCGGAGGCCGTTTTCTCTCCCGCCTCTCCGCCtgcttctcctcatcctcctcctcctcttcctcctccggctccatctcctcctcgtcCCTCTGCTCGACGGACAACGACTCCTCGTACTCCTCCGACGAAGAGTCCTCCTCCGTGCTGCTGCGCCGCGCGCTGCTCCAGCAGGACAAACACAAGCACAGGCAAagcttgacctccgacctcctGAGCCCCGACCCCTCGAGCTCCTCTCCCTCGGCCGCGACCCCGGCTCACGGCTTTGTGGCCAAAGCCAGTATGGCGGTGTCGGGGTCGAAGGTGAGGGCTGACAGAACAGAAGACAGGAAGGAGTTTGTGTCAAAAGGAGGCGTGGCGGCTAACAGTAACACGGCGAAGAACCATCTGAAGAGGAAAGAAGGAATTTCGAGCAGCCACCATCAGAGGCAAAGCAGTCCAGTGAGCCAGCAGCCGAAGACCGCCTCCAAAGACCCAGCACCAGCTAAGAGGCAGCGGATGTCTTCACCTGAGCCTCTGCCCAACATGACGCCCCTTCTGCCTGGACGCCAGCTCTGGAAGTGGTCCGGCAACCCCACACAG AGGAGAGGTCTGAAGGGTAAAGCCCGCAAGCTTTTCTACAAGGCCATCGTGAGGGGCAAGGAGACGGTGCGTGTCGGGGACTGCGCTGTGTTCCTGTCACCCGGCCGGCCCCAGCTGCCCTACGTGGGCAGAGTGGAGAGCCTCTGGGAGTCGTGGAGCTCCAGCATGGTGGTCAGGGTCAAGTGGTTCTACCACCCGGAGGAGACTCGCCTGGGGAAGCGACACCGCGACGGCAAG aATGCCTTGTATCAGTCGAGCCACGAGGACGAGAATGACGTGCAGACCATCTCCCATCGCTGCCAGGTGGTCAGCAAGGCCGAGTACGATCACCTGATGCACGAACGAAAGCCCGGCGGCGCGGCGGATGACCTCTTCTACCTGGCCGGGACGTACGAGCCGACCACGGGCCAGCTGATCAGCGCCGACGGCATGGCCATCGTGTCCTAG